A segment of the Candidatus Margulisiibacteriota bacterium genome:
CCAACGGCTTAAAGACTGGAGTTGTTAAAATTTTTGACCGTGTGCAGCCAGAAGCTTTGCTGACGGGAATTCATTTTGCGAAATTCTTTTAAGAGGCCGTCTTCAGGGCTATTGTTTTTAAATTTAGCAAGGTGTTTGAGCGGCGGGGTGTAATCCAAAAAAAAATAATCAAGATGCACTCCATAAAAATCTCCGATTTTGCAAAGCGTTTCCAGGCGCGGGCCGCTCTTGGTGCCTTTTTCTAAATAGAGATAGTTGGGAAAAGCTATGCCCATCTCATTGGCTAGTTCTTCAATGGACAGTCCTGTTTTTAACCTTAGTTCTTTAATGCGTTTTCCGATATGCAGCTTTAATTGGCTAATATTATTCATGCTTTCTCCCGTCACAACAATAATTTTAAGGTTAAAATCAGGGATGTGTTATATTGCAATTACTATGTTTTATGTTATACTTATATATAGTAAATTTAATATATATTAAATTTACTATCACAATACAAGGAGGCCTTTATGACAATCGAAAAAGGAATGCCGTTGCTGGCGCAGGATATGCTGGATTTAACATTTTTTCCGGTGGGGGCGATACTCATGATGGACGG
Coding sequences within it:
- a CDS encoding helix-turn-helix domain-containing protein; amino-acid sequence: MNNISQLKLHIGKRIKELRLKTGLSIEELANEMGIAFPNYLYLEKGTKSGPRLETLCKIGDFYGVHLDYFFLDYTPPLKHLAKFKNNSPEDGLLKEFRKMNSRQQSFWLHTVKNFNNSSL